From Methanocella paludicola SANAE, a single genomic window includes:
- a CDS encoding AN1-type zinc finger domain-containing protein — MRKDEEIERTLRVYSRSSTFEYIPRSKKEDDYVVARPMKAPKCVVCGKTEPEPFECEFCHEYYCEEHLPPEKHECPGLREEPVSPEEEAAMKRAIVARMENIIGKLPVVYLLIDSAKPGELKELLEALEKMEGVLAGIADREGEE; from the coding sequence ATGCGTAAGGATGAAGAGATCGAGAGGACGCTGAGAGTTTATTCAAGATCGAGCACCTTCGAGTACATCCCCCGCTCCAAAAAGGAGGACGACTACGTGGTCGCCCGCCCCATGAAGGCGCCGAAGTGCGTCGTCTGCGGGAAGACGGAGCCGGAGCCTTTCGAGTGTGAGTTCTGCCACGAGTACTACTGCGAGGAGCATCTGCCGCCTGAAAAGCATGAGTGCCCGGGGCTCCGCGAGGAGCCTGTTTCGCCCGAGGAAGAGGCGGCCATGAAGAGGGCGATCGTGGCAAGGATGGAGAACATCATCGGAAAGCTGCCGGTCGTATACTTGCTTATAGATAGCGCGAAGCCCGGGGAGCTCAAGGAGTTACTGGAGGCTCTCGAGAAGATGGAGGGCGTGCTGGCGGGCATTGCCGACCGCGAGGGCGAAGAATAG
- a CDS encoding cupin domain-containing protein: protein MVKKASGDGYIQAMDGIGRKTLVYGMNTMMTEFRLKKGKTLPAHKHPQEQTGYLVSGHIILTIDGEPYDMKPGDSWSIPGNVEHGAAILEDSVAVEVFSPAREDYKPQA, encoded by the coding sequence ATGGTAAAGAAGGCTTCCGGAGATGGCTATATCCAGGCAATGGACGGTATCGGGCGCAAAACGCTGGTATACGGCATGAACACGATGATGACCGAGTTCCGGCTCAAGAAGGGCAAGACGCTGCCCGCGCATAAGCACCCGCAGGAGCAGACGGGCTATCTCGTGTCGGGCCACATCATACTTACCATCGACGGAGAGCCGTACGACATGAAGCCCGGCGATAGCTGGTCAATTCCCGGCAACGTCGAGCACGGGGCTGCCATCCTTGAGGACTCGGTGGCCGTCGAGGTCTTTTCTCCCGCCCGGGAAGACTACAAACCTCAGGCCTGA